A window of Festucalex cinctus isolate MCC-2025b chromosome 6, RoL_Fcin_1.0, whole genome shotgun sequence contains these coding sequences:
- the exoc1l gene encoding exocyst complex component 1-like, producing MSSLLREEMQRVLFRPAKQRLLEFIEIEEPEIGRHFLCVSIANRKSLVQLCIVRCQMTQTPIKSGSKKGHTKRSSIQECYRRTEIWSLKDLTLVDGRDPDVDDPCFLLHFGKVRTVHAVSCSAKYAFVRALVAVSEQYGQRSLNLDNFDWAYIKPTSFYSNRGDCVVLSQICFYAFNLVCLSMCPVPLEA from the exons ATGTCGTCTCTTCTGAGGGAGGAGATGCAAAGGGTTTTATTCCGACCTGCAAAACAAAGACTGTTGGAATTTATTGAGATTGAGGAACCGGAGATTGGAAGACATTTTCTCTGTGTTTCAA TTGCAAACAGAAAAAGCCTTGTGCAGTTATGCATAGTGCGGTGCCAGATGACACAGACTCCCATCAAATCTGGATCCAAAAAAGGTCACACCAAACGCTCCAGCATCCAGGAGTGCTACAGGAGGACAGAAATCTGGTCCCTGAAAGACCTGACTCTGGTGGATGGACGAGACCCTGATGTG GATGACCCGTGCTTCTTGCTCCACTTCGGCAAGGTGCGCACAGTGCACGCAGTCAGCTGCTCCGCCAAATACGCTTTCGTGCGTGCTCTGGTGGCTGTCAGTGAACAGTATGGTCAGAGGTCACTAAACCTGGACAACTTTGACTGGGCCTACATCAAGCCCACGTCCTTCTACTCCAACAGAGGAGACTGTGTGGTGCTATCACAGATATGTTTCTATGCATTCAACTTGGTATGTCTGTCCATGTGTCCTGTGCCCCTGGAAGCATAA